One Oryza brachyantha chromosome 3, ObraRS2, whole genome shotgun sequence DNA segment encodes these proteins:
- the LOC102713248 gene encoding probable serine/threonine-protein kinase PBL16 has translation MGNCWFKGNPYFNRVSSNATKSESPKMQSPSERKEKEDSLLPSNPKEVEELRKESARNPLIAFTFEELKRITKNFRQDSLLGGGGFGRVYKGYITNDLREGLTIEEPLRVAVKVHDGDNSYQGHREWLAEVIFLGHLSHPNLVKLIGYCCEDDHRVLVYEFMPLGSVESHLFSRVMVPLPWCTRMKIALGAAKGLAFLHEAEKPVIYRDFKTSNILLDEEYNAKLSDFGLAKDGPVGDKSHVSTRIMGTYGYAAPEYIMTGHLTAMSDVYSYGVVLLELLTGRKSLDKSRPVREQTLADWALPVLTQKKKVLGIVDPRLADDYPVKAVQKTAMLAYHCLSRNPKARPLMRDIVATLEPLQQPEEDESSGFSLVSGTGT, from the exons ATGGGTAACTGCTGGTTTAAAGGGAACCCATACTTTAACAGGGTTTCTTCCAATGCAACAAAATCAG AATCACCTAAAATGCAGAGCCCGTctgagagaaaagaaaaggaggacaGCCTGCTGCCATCGAACCCAAAAGAGGTGGAAGAACTGAGAAAGGAGTCGGCTCGAAACCCTCTCATAGCATTCACATTTGAGGAGCTCAAGAGAATAACCAAAAATTTCAGGCAGGATTCATTGCTAGGGGGAGGTGGATTTGGTAGAGTTTACAAAGGATATATCACTAATGATCTTCGCGAAGGATTAACAATCGAGGAACCATTGCGAGTTGCTGTGAAGGTCCATGATGGAGATAATAGCTACCAGGGACATAGAGAGTGGCTG GCTGAGGTCATATTTCTTGGGCATCTCTCTCACCCAAatttggtgaagttgattggaTATTGTTGCGAAGATGACCACAGAGTGCTCGTTTATGAGTTCATGCCCCTGGGAAGTGTGGAATCACACCTATTTTCAA GGGTAATGGTGCCACTTCCATGGTGCACCAGAATGAAAATTGCACTCGGTGCAGCAAAAGGACTTGCTTTTCTGCATGAAGCCGAGAAGCCAGTCATTTATCGGGATTTCAAGACATCGAATATATTACTTGATGAG GAATACAATGCAAAGCTCTCTGACTTTGGGCTCGCAAAAGATGGACCAGTTGGCGACAAATCACATGTTTCAACTCGAATCATGGGCACCTACGGTTATGCAGCCCCAGAGTACATCATGACAG GGCATCTGACGGCGATGAGCGACGTGTACAGCTACGGAGTCGTGCTCCTGGAGCTCCTGACGGGGCGTAAATCGCTGGACAAGTCCAGGCCGGTGAGGGAGCAGACGCTGGCAGACTGGGCACTCCCGGTGCTGACGCAGAAGAAGAAGGTGCTGGGCATAGTGGACCCCAGGCTCGCCGACGACTACCCGGTGAAGGCGGTTCAGAAGACGGCGATGCTGGCCTACCACTGCCTCAGCCGCAACCCCAAGGCCAGGCCCCTGATGCGCGACATTGTTGCCACCTTGGAGCCTCTCCAGCagccggaggaggacgagagCTCCGGTTTCAGTTTGGTCAGTGGCACTGGCACCTGA